Proteins from one Deinococcus actinosclerus genomic window:
- a CDS encoding ferritin-like domain-containing protein — MPEDTRPATTASPSPLASRRQFMGYAALFGGGLALVSCAPAMGMTPSQKQDIEILNYALTLEYLEAEFYAAFDTGAYAANLKNARAKEYAKELAAHEQAHVDALKATIQKLGGTPATKPTFDFSPLIGGRTVDDALFLALAATLEPIGVRAYLGQVARLSNPELVAAAAAIHAVEANHVSGVQELRVGLGLNSAPTRQTDIAPQSAAKPTSTSAADFDANYSPTPTALWQPLTMTQVLAIVSPVIKR, encoded by the coding sequence ATGCCAGAGGACACCCGACCCGCCACGACCGCCTCCCCCTCGCCCCTCGCCTCGCGCCGGCAGTTCATGGGCTACGCCGCCCTGTTCGGCGGAGGCCTGGCGCTCGTCTCCTGCGCCCCGGCCATGGGCATGACGCCCAGCCAGAAGCAGGACATCGAGATCCTGAACTACGCGCTGACCCTGGAATACCTGGAAGCCGAGTTCTACGCCGCCTTCGACACGGGCGCGTACGCCGCGAACCTGAAGAACGCGCGCGCCAAGGAATACGCCAAGGAACTTGCCGCCCACGAGCAGGCCCACGTGGACGCCCTGAAGGCCACCATCCAGAAGCTGGGCGGTACCCCCGCGACCAAGCCCACCTTCGACTTCAGCCCCCTGATCGGCGGGCGCACCGTCGACGACGCGCTGTTCCTGGCGCTGGCCGCCACCCTCGAACCCATCGGCGTGCGCGCCTACCTGGGGCAGGTGGCCCGCCTGAGCAACCCGGAACTCGTGGCCGCCGCCGCCGCCATCCACGCCGTCGAGGCGAACCACGTCTCCGGCGTGCAGGAGCTGCGCGTGGGCCTGGGCCTGAACTCGGCGCCCACCCGCCAGACCGACATCGCCCCGCAGAGCGCCGCCAAGCCCACCAGCACCAGCGCCGCCGACTTCGACGCGAACTACTCGCCCACCCCCACCGCCCTGTGGCAGCCCCTCACCATGACCCAGGTACTGGCCATCGTGAGCCCGGTCATCAAGCGCTAA
- a CDS encoding amino acid ABC transporter ATP-binding protein, which translates to MTQSSPTATGSQIRRDAPPIIDVRDVHKHFGSFHALRGVNLRVQPGEVVVVIGPSGSGKSTFIRTINALDPHDGGQITVDGIPLDGKGNLDAIRREVGMVFQSFNLFPHLTVLENITLAPTRVRRASKADAEKRGLELLRRVGIEEQAHKYPAQLSGGQQQRVAIARALAMEPKVMLFDEPTSALDPEMIKEVLDVMKELARTGMTMLVVTHEMGFAREVADRILFFDQGNIVEDTTPEAFYQNPQHERARAFLSKILDH; encoded by the coding sequence ATGACGCAGTCCTCCCCCACCGCCACGGGCAGCCAGATCCGCCGGGACGCCCCCCCGATCATCGACGTGCGTGACGTGCACAAGCATTTCGGCAGCTTCCACGCGCTGCGCGGCGTGAACCTGCGCGTCCAGCCGGGCGAGGTCGTGGTCGTGATCGGCCCGTCGGGCAGCGGCAAGAGCACCTTCATCCGCACCATCAACGCCCTGGACCCGCACGACGGGGGCCAGATCACGGTGGACGGCATCCCGCTGGACGGCAAGGGCAACCTGGACGCCATCCGCCGTGAGGTCGGCATGGTGTTCCAGTCCTTCAACCTCTTCCCGCACCTGACCGTGCTGGAGAACATCACGCTGGCGCCCACCCGCGTGCGCAGGGCCAGCAAGGCCGACGCCGAGAAGCGCGGCCTGGAGTTGCTGCGCCGCGTGGGCATCGAGGAGCAGGCGCACAAGTACCCGGCGCAGCTCTCGGGCGGGCAGCAGCAGCGCGTGGCGATCGCGCGCGCCCTGGCGATGGAACCCAAGGTCATGCTGTTCGACGAACCCACCAGCGCCCTGGACCCCGAGATGATCAAGGAGGTGCTGGACGTCATGAAGGAACTGGCGCGCACCGGCATGACCATGCTGGTCGTCACGCACGAGATGGGCTTCGCGCGCGAGGTGGCCGACCGCATCCTGTTCTTCGATCAGGGCAACATCGTCGAGGACACCACCCCGGAAGCCTTCTACCAGAACCCGCAGCACGAGCGCGCCAGGGCGTTCCTCAGCAAGATCCTGGACCACTGA
- a CDS encoding RluA family pseudouridine synthase, which translates to MNDAAPSPALLTLTATPGRLDAVVSALSGASRSQVSAWIEAGHVQVGGVVAGKASLKLRGGEVLTVQVPPPADATVAPEQVPLDVIFEDEHLIAVNKPAGMVTHPAPGVTTGTLVNALLGRMTLPEQSGFDGPDGYRPGIVHRLDKDTSGVIVVAKTVAAHARLAAAFKDRETRKAYLAIAAGAWAAQAPVNVDVPIGRHPVQRQRMTVGGAQPREAQTLFTPLDTRPDGHGRILTLVRAQPRTGRTHQLRVHLAHLGSPILGDTAYGRPSDLIARQALHAQFLTIPHPVTGEALHLHAPIPDDILQAWVALGGVLPAGLEQAP; encoded by the coding sequence GTGAACGACGCCGCGCCCTCCCCTGCCCTCCTGACCCTGACTGCCACGCCCGGACGCCTCGACGCGGTCGTGTCGGCGCTGAGTGGCGCCAGCCGCTCGCAGGTGTCGGCCTGGATCGAGGCGGGGCACGTGCAGGTGGGCGGCGTGGTGGCCGGCAAGGCCAGCCTGAAACTGCGCGGCGGGGAGGTCCTGACCGTGCAGGTGCCGCCGCCCGCCGACGCGACGGTGGCGCCCGAGCAGGTGCCTCTGGACGTGATCTTCGAGGACGAGCACCTGATCGCCGTGAACAAACCCGCCGGGATGGTCACGCACCCCGCGCCGGGCGTCACGACGGGCACGCTCGTGAACGCCCTGCTGGGCCGCATGACACTGCCCGAGCAGTCCGGCTTCGACGGCCCGGACGGGTACCGGCCCGGCATCGTGCACCGGCTGGACAAGGACACCAGCGGCGTGATCGTCGTGGCCAAGACGGTCGCGGCCCACGCGCGGCTGGCGGCGGCGTTCAAGGACCGCGAGACGCGCAAGGCGTATCTGGCCATTGCGGCGGGCGCGTGGGCCGCGCAGGCCCCGGTGAACGTGGACGTCCCCATCGGGCGGCACCCGGTGCAGCGCCAGCGCATGACGGTGGGCGGCGCCCAGCCGCGCGAGGCGCAGACGCTGTTCACGCCGCTGGATACCCGTCCGGACGGGCACGGCCGCATCCTGACCCTGGTGCGGGCGCAGCCGCGCACGGGCCGCACGCACCAGCTGCGCGTGCATCTGGCACATCTGGGCAGCCCGATCCTGGGGGACACCGCATACGGCCGCCCCTCGGACCTGATCGCCCGGCAGGCGCTGCACGCACAGTTCCTGACCATCCCGCATCCGGTGACGGGCGAGGCGCTGCACCTGCACGCGCCCATCCCGGACGACATCCTCCAGGCGTGGGTCGCGCTGGGCGGCGTCCTGCCCGCCGGGCTGGAACAGGCCCCCTGA
- the tatA gene encoding twin-arginine translocase TatA/TatE family subunit has protein sequence MPNIGPAELLVVLLVALVVFGPRKLPELGKSLGNGLREFRRSTQGLRDELNVTAPSQPAAMTPAAVAAPAVTAQAMAAQPIAAQPAPVQAAAVQPAPAQDVAAPRS, from the coding sequence ATGCCCAACATCGGTCCCGCTGAACTGCTCGTTGTCCTCCTCGTCGCCCTGGTCGTCTTCGGCCCCCGCAAACTGCCGGAACTGGGCAAGAGCCTCGGCAACGGCCTGCGTGAATTCCGCAGGAGCACCCAGGGCCTGCGCGACGAGCTGAACGTCACCGCTCCCTCCCAGCCCGCCGCCATGACCCCCGCCGCTGTCGCCGCGCCGGCCGTGACCGCCCAGGCGATGGCCGCCCAGCCGATAGCCGCTCAGCCGGCTCCCGTGCAGGCCGCCGCTGTCCAGCCGGCCCCCGCCCAGGACGTCGCCGCGCCCCGCTCGTAA
- a CDS encoding MFS transporter, whose amino-acid sequence MTTRAPWNRNERLGILNGWAVFLGDGFMSVAVVLTGFAARLGAPNWVIGLLPAIAGGGWMLPQLLVAARVRPLTHKLPVYRSAAMVRTATYIFMVLAAALLADRPALCLTLFIVAMSLNALASGVSGLPFLEVVSKTVPSERRARFFGTRNLYGGLLAFGAGLLVRAILGSELAFPLNYALILALGTVAFTFGYWVFGLVQEPADTPLDRQGTRAEFRAIPETLRDPHFRAFLTVRLLLAAASMSDPFLAVYALRELHYPAATLGTFVMALTGAAPLSNIVWQRVAERKGSRRIIRYASVFYGLAPLWALTVGLLHLPSWTYLLAFILTSTAAQGFNLGHTNHLLNIAPEHARSRYIGTLNTLVGAALFTPVLGGLLADQAGYGPVFVLSGVLCAAAWVWCGKLRRDA is encoded by the coding sequence ATGACGACCCGCGCGCCGTGGAACCGCAACGAACGCCTGGGCATCCTCAACGGCTGGGCGGTGTTCCTGGGCGACGGCTTCATGAGCGTCGCCGTCGTCCTGACCGGCTTCGCCGCCCGTCTCGGCGCGCCCAACTGGGTCATCGGCCTGCTCCCGGCCATCGCGGGCGGCGGGTGGATGCTGCCGCAGCTTCTCGTCGCCGCGCGCGTCCGGCCGCTGACCCACAAACTCCCGGTGTACCGCTCGGCCGCCATGGTGCGCACCGCCACGTACATCTTCATGGTGCTGGCCGCCGCGCTGCTCGCCGACCGGCCCGCGCTGTGCCTCACGCTGTTCATCGTCGCCATGAGCCTGAACGCCCTGGCCTCCGGCGTCAGCGGCCTCCCGTTCCTGGAGGTCGTCAGCAAGACGGTGCCCAGTGAACGGCGCGCGCGCTTCTTCGGCACCCGCAACCTGTACGGCGGCCTGCTCGCCTTCGGGGCGGGCCTGCTCGTGCGGGCCATCCTGGGCAGCGAGCTGGCCTTCCCGCTGAACTACGCCCTGATCCTCGCGCTGGGCACCGTCGCGTTCACGTTCGGGTACTGGGTGTTCGGTCTCGTGCAGGAACCCGCCGACACGCCCCTGGACCGGCAGGGCACCCGCGCCGAATTCCGCGCGATTCCCGAGACGCTGCGCGACCCGCACTTCCGCGCCTTTCTGACCGTGCGGCTGCTGCTGGCGGCCGCCAGCATGAGTGACCCGTTCCTGGCCGTGTACGCCCTGCGCGAACTGCACTACCCGGCCGCCACGCTGGGCACCTTCGTGATGGCCCTGACCGGCGCCGCTCCCCTCAGTAACATCGTCTGGCAGCGCGTGGCCGAGCGCAAGGGCTCGCGGCGCATCATCCGCTACGCCAGCGTCTTCTACGGCCTCGCGCCCCTGTGGGCCCTGACGGTCGGGCTGCTGCACCTGCCCAGCTGGACCTACCTCCTCGCGTTCATCCTGACGAGCACCGCCGCGCAGGGCTTCAACCTGGGCCACACCAACCACCTGCTGAACATCGCGCCCGAACACGCCCGCAGCCGCTACATCGGCACGCTGAACACCCTGGTCGGCGCGGCCCTGTTCACCCCGGTCCTCGGCGGCCTGCTTGCCGATCAGGCCGGGTACGGCCCGGTGTTCGTCCTCAGCGGCGTGCTGTGCGCCGCCGCGTGGGTGTGGTGCGGGAAACTCCGCCGCGACGCCTGA
- a CDS encoding ferritin-like domain-containing protein: MSNRRSFLKFAGAGAGALTLGALDLSALAATSPSTKSVQQDIAILNYALTLEYLEAEFYAAFDNGALAGKLSNGRAKEYAKELAAHEKAHVDALFATIQKLGGTPVTKPTFDFSPLIGDGSGLNDQKFLALAATLEPVGVRAYLGQADRVQNGEVLTAAASILAVEANHASGIQELRTQLGFNTKPTRQTAIAPQSDASPTSTSVADFDGDFSPTPTAFWKPLSMEEVLLIVKPLIK, translated from the coding sequence ATGAGCAACCGCCGTTCCTTCCTGAAGTTCGCTGGTGCCGGTGCCGGGGCCCTGACCCTGGGCGCCCTCGACCTGTCCGCGCTGGCCGCCACCAGCCCCTCCACCAAGAGTGTCCAGCAGGACATCGCCATCCTGAACTACGCGTTGACCCTGGAATACTTGGAAGCCGAGTTCTACGCCGCGTTCGACAACGGCGCCCTGGCCGGCAAGCTCAGCAATGGCCGCGCCAAGGAGTACGCCAAGGAACTCGCGGCGCACGAGAAGGCGCACGTGGACGCCCTGTTCGCCACCATCCAGAAGCTCGGCGGCACGCCGGTCACCAAGCCCACCTTCGACTTCAGCCCCCTGATCGGCGACGGCAGCGGCCTGAACGACCAGAAGTTCCTGGCGCTGGCCGCCACCCTCGAACCCGTGGGCGTGCGCGCCTACCTGGGGCAGGCCGACCGCGTGCAGAACGGCGAGGTCCTGACCGCCGCCGCCAGCATCCTGGCCGTGGAAGCCAACCACGCCAGCGGCATCCAGGAACTGCGCACCCAGCTGGGCTTCAACACCAAGCCCACCCGCCAGACCGCCATCGCCCCGCAGAGCGACGCCAGCCCCACCAGCACCAGCGTCGCGGACTTCGACGGTGACTTCAGCCCCACGCCCACCGCGTTCTGGAAGCCGCTCAGCATGGAAGAGGTCCTGCTGATCGTCAAACCCCTCATCAAGTAA
- a CDS encoding DNA double-strand break repair nuclease NurA — protein sequence MARMRIRLDPWPVDLQGGQLTLKAFDGTLDDVETPRWAALPARPIPERLKQVFVVDGKRRMESRIFIEDPQGQSGLGGFGAYVVGAVDLCPHGTRQAELLAVKAQRLLAHAPNLLVEPAQLTPRNPHTGQLEYAPAPMQGHDPLAALNTLQQHMLGAEQLLSHSLASRVPVDETDDREWLTALTIQDGTLRGQNLQGAVVGCVKTMETMYLPADRAGLLSELKPGERTPVLRMTYEGGQFTRLIWYVRLCEAAFYQHPMSGVMRLEMFAPDDTDFLPPIVRQVANLSGTLLTRLGSRAHKDPRAPQNLIPTAALEQAMNRSMGSADLVTRRIRAHIAATFGREAVA from the coding sequence ATGGCCCGCATGCGTATCCGCCTTGACCCCTGGCCCGTGGATCTCCAGGGGGGACAGCTCACCCTCAAAGCCTTCGACGGCACCCTCGACGACGTGGAAACCCCCCGCTGGGCCGCCCTGCCCGCCCGGCCCATCCCGGAACGGCTGAAGCAGGTGTTCGTCGTGGACGGCAAACGCCGCATGGAATCCCGCATCTTCATCGAGGACCCCCAGGGCCAGAGCGGCCTGGGCGGCTTCGGTGCGTACGTGGTGGGCGCCGTCGACCTGTGCCCACACGGCACGCGGCAGGCGGAACTGCTCGCCGTGAAGGCCCAGCGTCTGCTCGCGCACGCGCCGAACCTGCTGGTCGAGCCTGCCCAGCTCACGCCCCGCAATCCCCACACCGGGCAGCTGGAGTACGCCCCAGCGCCCATGCAGGGCCACGATCCGCTGGCGGCCCTGAACACCCTGCAGCAGCACATGCTGGGGGCCGAGCAGCTCCTGTCGCACTCCCTGGCGTCGCGCGTGCCGGTGGACGAGACCGACGACCGCGAGTGGCTGACCGCCCTGACGATCCAGGACGGCACCCTGCGCGGCCAGAACCTGCAGGGCGCGGTGGTGGGCTGCGTGAAGACAATGGAGACCATGTACCTGCCGGCCGACCGCGCCGGCCTGCTGAGCGAGTTGAAACCCGGCGAGCGCACCCCGGTGCTGCGCATGACCTACGAGGGCGGGCAGTTCACGCGCCTGATCTGGTACGTGCGGCTGTGCGAGGCGGCTTTCTACCAACACCCCATGAGCGGCGTGATGCGCCTGGAGATGTTCGCACCCGACGACACGGACTTCCTGCCGCCCATCGTGCGTCAGGTGGCGAACCTGTCGGGCACGCTGCTGACGCGCCTGGGCAGCCGGGCGCACAAGGACCCGCGTGCGCCGCAGAACCTGATCCCGACCGCGGCACTGGAACAGGCAATGAACCGCTCGATGGGCAGCGCGGATCTGGTCACGCGGCGCATCCGGGCGCACATCGCGGCGACGTTCGGGCGAGAGGCGGTCGCATGA
- a CDS encoding histone deacetylase, with amino-acid sequence MTPPDRPGPDQTGPYRAWTPAAYTFPLPDGHRFPAYKYAGVRDRLSGRLPVLDTPNLSWADAARAHDPLWLRRWRRGEIDRHEERAFGLPWSAEVVERARRAAGGSLAALHDALAVGWGINLAGGTHHAFHDRAEGFCLVNDAAILTRVALDDGLARRVAILDLDVHQGNGTAALLEHEARAFTLSIHGERNYPFRKERSSLDLGLGDGVTDQEYLQVLRGQAIPALDAFRPDVLLYLAGVDVLAGDRFGRFALTLDGVRERNRAVLTWARGAGIPVVTMMAGGYNRDHALTVEAHASVVLDGLDVLP; translated from the coding sequence GTGACTCCTCCCGACCGCCCCGGGCCCGACCAGACTGGTCCCTACCGCGCCTGGACACCCGCCGCCTACACCTTCCCCCTGCCGGACGGACACCGCTTCCCGGCGTACAAGTACGCGGGCGTCCGCGACCGCCTGAGCGGGCGGCTGCCCGTGCTGGACACCCCGAACCTGAGCTGGGCGGACGCCGCGCGCGCCCACGATCCGCTGTGGCTGCGGCGCTGGCGCAGAGGCGAGATCGACCGGCACGAGGAACGCGCCTTCGGCCTGCCCTGGAGTGCCGAGGTGGTGGAACGCGCCCGCCGCGCCGCCGGGGGCTCCCTGGCCGCCCTGCACGACGCGCTGGCGGTCGGGTGGGGCATCAACCTGGCGGGCGGCACGCACCACGCCTTCCATGACCGCGCCGAGGGCTTCTGCCTCGTGAACGACGCCGCGATCCTGACCCGCGTGGCCCTCGATGACGGACTGGCGCGGCGCGTGGCGATCCTCGACCTGGATGTGCACCAGGGCAACGGCACCGCCGCGCTGCTGGAACACGAGGCGCGGGCGTTTACCCTCAGCATCCACGGCGAGCGGAACTACCCCTTTCGCAAGGAACGCAGCAGTCTGGACCTGGGGCTGGGGGACGGCGTGACCGACCAGGAGTACCTGCAGGTGCTGCGCGGGCAGGCGATCCCGGCGCTGGACGCCTTCCGGCCCGACGTGCTGCTGTACCTCGCGGGTGTGGACGTCCTGGCCGGGGACCGCTTCGGGCGCTTCGCCCTCACGCTGGACGGCGTGCGCGAACGCAACCGCGCCGTGCTGACCTGGGCGCGCGGCGCGGGCATTCCGGTCGTCACGATGATGGCCGGCGGGTACAACCGCGACCACGCCCTGACCGTCGAGGCGCACGCCAGCGTGGTGCTTGACGGCCTGGACGTGCTGCCCTGA
- a CDS encoding Crp/Fnr family transcriptional regulator has translation MTYISPTTAPTYTDPNRTVRRGQTLYYAGDAAPSLYRLESGLMRAVRLTPQGRNLTVRHIRPGDIFGEECLHGTARGHQVVALTDAVLTPIHPQHLSQGELWDLTRSLSHQLQRMMTDGVHIQDGDLRERIARYLLNLADSSLGGQHPDGTRFVRATHELIAEGTGATRESVSKLIGEMRDDGLLNPAYRCLTLTDEAGLRLLSGYHG, from the coding sequence ATGACCTACATCTCCCCCACGACTGCCCCCACCTACACCGATCCCAACCGCACCGTCCGCCGCGGCCAGACCCTCTACTACGCCGGGGACGCCGCCCCCAGCCTCTACCGCCTGGAAAGCGGCCTGATGCGCGCCGTGCGCCTCACCCCGCAGGGCCGCAACCTGACCGTGCGCCACATCCGCCCCGGCGACATCTTCGGCGAGGAATGCCTGCACGGCACGGCACGCGGCCACCAGGTGGTCGCCCTGACCGACGCCGTCCTGACCCCCATCCACCCGCAGCACCTCTCGCAGGGCGAACTGTGGGACCTGACCCGCAGCCTCAGCCACCAGCTGCAGCGCATGATGACCGACGGCGTGCACATCCAGGACGGCGACCTGCGTGAACGCATCGCGCGCTACCTGCTGAACCTCGCCGACAGCAGTCTGGGCGGCCAGCACCCCGACGGCACCCGTTTCGTGCGCGCCACCCACGAACTGATCGCCGAGGGCACCGGCGCCACCCGCGAGAGCGTCAGCAAGCTGATCGGCGAGATGCGCGACGACGGCCTGCTGAACCCCGCCTACCGCTGCCTGACCCTGACCGACGAGGCGGGCCTGCGCCTGCTCAGCGGCTACCACGGCTGA
- a CDS encoding anti-sigma factor domain-containing protein, giving the protein MISREDILALALGQLAPDDEQRVRAAIEADPALAREYHADLELLHGLPDSLPEAEVPAGAEARLIERLRREEAAVTSAPANIPLHPPATVPSARPARPMNWRLMLLAVVAAVTLGVIFLRPPATQDLLSEYQTAPGAQSQPLTAGGQAIGELIRLPDGRAYLHLNALAPQDRVYQLWRIEDGKPVSAGLFDGQGVVLPRVQAGQTVAVSVEPAGGSEQPTTTPILIQQL; this is encoded by the coding sequence GTGATCAGCAGAGAAGACATCCTGGCGCTCGCCCTGGGGCAACTGGCCCCCGACGACGAGCAACGCGTGCGGGCCGCCATCGAGGCCGATCCCGCCCTGGCCCGCGAATACCACGCGGATCTGGAACTGCTGCACGGTCTGCCCGACAGCCTGCCCGAGGCCGAGGTGCCGGCCGGGGCCGAGGCGCGCCTGATCGAGCGTCTCCGGCGGGAAGAAGCGGCCGTGACCAGCGCGCCCGCCAACATTCCACTCCACCCGCCCGCGACCGTCCCTTCGGCCCGCCCAGCTCGGCCCATGAACTGGCGCCTGATGCTCCTGGCGGTCGTGGCGGCCGTGACCCTGGGGGTGATCTTTCTGCGCCCGCCCGCGACACAGGACCTGCTCAGCGAGTACCAGACGGCGCCGGGCGCACAGTCGCAGCCCCTGACTGCGGGCGGGCAGGCCATCGGCGAACTGATTCGCCTGCCGGACGGCCGCGCGTACCTGCACCTGAATGCGCTGGCGCCCCAGGACCGCGTGTATCAGCTGTGGCGCATCGAGGACGGGAAACCCGTCAGCGCGGGCCTGTTCGACGGTCAGGGTGTCGTGCTCCCCAGGGTGCAGGCCGGGCAGACCGTGGCGGTCAGCGTGGAGCCCGCCGGTGGCAGCGAGCAGCCCACCACCACGCCGATCCTGATTCAGCAGCTGTAA
- a CDS encoding ATP-binding protein, translated as MTGVQGQSAATGAVVGMVLGTQDVTPVSFWFAVQPGASIQLDDLVVVGTRKPDGAEVRFYGIVDHVRTRHEGVTFDSDVQDVAAGLLPASISYAARVLVTRVHPENFIPPQPGDVVRHARDADLRMALSADKMGDRAFPGGLLADGQVLPLNYRFVNGENGGHINISGISGVATKTSYALFLLHSIFRSGVMGASASAGRALIFNVKGEDLLFLDQANKDVGAREADAQAQKGLPRTRYDLMNLPAEAFRDVQFLAPPRPGSTAGAIVPHVEQRASGVTPFLYSLREFCLRRMLPYVFVDRDASVNLGFVIGSIEDRLYRLAQGADTPYLTVEDWQPDDAEALIDEDIRFDELGGVRISTFPQLVAYLEYKLLDANDGEGDRKWVGKQSPATLQAFIRRLRGVQKHLTPLVRGDLSAAQAAQYRPDPLKPGVQTTVVDIHTLSATAQMFVVGVLLRDLFEHKERVGRQDTVFVVLDELNKYAPRDGDSPIKDVLLDIAERGRSLGIILIGAQQTASEVERRIVSNAAIRVVGRLDLAEAERPEYRFLPQSFRARAGILQPGTMLVSQPDVPNPVLVNYPFPAWATRKDEVDDLRGKKVEDVGDDWLR; from the coding sequence ATGACGGGCGTGCAAGGGCAGTCAGCCGCAACGGGCGCGGTGGTGGGCATGGTGCTGGGCACGCAGGACGTGACCCCGGTGAGTTTCTGGTTCGCGGTGCAGCCCGGCGCGAGCATCCAGCTCGACGATCTGGTGGTCGTGGGCACCCGCAAGCCGGACGGGGCGGAGGTGCGCTTCTACGGGATCGTGGATCACGTCCGGACCCGGCACGAGGGCGTGACCTTCGACAGCGACGTGCAGGACGTCGCGGCGGGCCTGCTGCCCGCGAGTATCAGTTACGCGGCGCGGGTGCTCGTCACGCGGGTCCACCCGGAGAATTTCATTCCGCCGCAGCCGGGGGACGTGGTCCGCCACGCGCGGGACGCGGACCTGCGCATGGCGCTCAGCGCGGACAAGATGGGCGACCGGGCCTTCCCGGGCGGGCTGCTGGCCGACGGACAGGTGCTGCCGCTGAACTACCGCTTCGTGAACGGCGAGAACGGCGGGCACATCAACATCAGCGGGATCTCGGGCGTGGCGACGAAGACCAGTTACGCGCTGTTCCTGCTGCACTCGATCTTCCGCAGCGGCGTGATGGGCGCGTCCGCATCGGCAGGGCGGGCGCTGATCTTCAACGTGAAGGGCGAGGACCTCCTCTTTCTCGATCAGGCGAACAAGGATGTGGGCGCGCGCGAGGCGGACGCGCAGGCGCAGAAGGGCCTGCCGCGCACCCGCTACGACCTGATGAATCTTCCGGCGGAAGCCTTCCGGGACGTGCAGTTCCTCGCGCCGCCCCGGCCCGGCAGCACGGCGGGCGCGATCGTGCCGCACGTCGAGCAGCGCGCCAGTGGTGTGACGCCGTTCCTGTACTCGCTGCGGGAGTTCTGCCTGCGCCGCATGCTGCCCTACGTGTTCGTGGACCGGGACGCCAGCGTGAACCTGGGCTTCGTGATCGGCAGCATCGAGGACCGCCTGTACCGCCTCGCGCAGGGGGCCGACACGCCGTACCTGACGGTCGAGGACTGGCAGCCGGACGACGCCGAGGCACTGATCGACGAGGACATCCGCTTCGACGAACTGGGCGGGGTGCGGATCAGCACCTTCCCGCAGCTGGTCGCGTACCTGGAGTACAAGCTCCTCGACGCGAACGACGGCGAGGGCGACCGCAAGTGGGTGGGCAAGCAGTCCCCCGCTACCCTGCAGGCGTTCATCCGGCGGCTCAGGGGCGTGCAGAAGCACCTCACGCCGCTGGTGCGCGGGGACCTGAGCGCCGCGCAGGCCGCGCAGTACCGCCCCGATCCGCTGAAGCCCGGGGTGCAGACGACCGTGGTGGACATCCACACGCTGTCCGCCACCGCGCAGATGTTCGTGGTGGGCGTTCTGCTGCGCGACCTGTTCGAGCACAAGGAGCGCGTGGGGCGGCAGGACACGGTGTTCGTGGTGCTCGACGAGCTGAACAAGTACGCGCCGCGCGACGGCGACAGCCCGATCAAGGACGTGCTACTGGACATCGCCGAACGCGGCCGCTCGCTGGGGATCATTCTGATCGGCGCGCAGCAGACTGCCAGCGAGGTCGAGCGGCGCATCGTGTCGAACGCCGCGATCCGCGTGGTAGGCCGACTGGACCTCGCGGAGGCCGAGCGACCCGAGTACCGCTTCCTGCCGCAGAGTTTCCGCGCGCGCGCGGGCATCCTCCAGCCGGGCACCATGCTCGTCAGCCAGCCGGACGTACCGAACCCCGTCCTCGTGAACTACCCGTTCCCCGCGTGGGCGACCCGCAAGGACGAGGTGGACGACCTGCGCGGGAAGAAGGTCGAGGACGTCGGCGACGACTGGCTGCGCTGA
- a CDS encoding RNA polymerase sigma factor, with protein sequence MTSPLHPDLPDEALIRAMADGTEDALRELHRRYARLLYSLGHRMLRQADDVESCVQDAFMNAWRHAGRFDPARASAKTWLVSIAHHRFLQELRDRPDTPLEIEEWDAPTAAPDVDSQVMAQGAVQALDETHRQLVELAYYRGYSHSELAILTGLPVGTVKSRLRAAIDRMRTHLGLQP encoded by the coding sequence ATGACCTCTCCCTTGCACCCCGACCTGCCGGACGAAGCGCTGATCCGCGCCATGGCCGACGGCACCGAGGACGCGCTGCGTGAACTGCACCGCCGCTACGCCCGGCTGCTGTACAGCCTCGGCCACCGCATGCTCCGCCAGGCCGACGACGTGGAAAGCTGCGTGCAGGACGCCTTCATGAACGCCTGGCGTCACGCCGGCCGCTTCGACCCTGCGCGGGCCAGCGCCAAGACCTGGCTGGTCAGCATCGCCCACCACCGCTTCCTGCAGGAACTGCGCGACCGCCCCGACACCCCGCTGGAAATCGAGGAGTGGGACGCGCCGACCGCCGCCCCGGACGTGGACTCGCAGGTCATGGCGCAGGGCGCCGTGCAGGCGCTGGACGAGACACACCGGCAGCTCGTGGAACTCGCCTACTACCGCGGGTACTCGCACAGTGAACTGGCGATCCTGACCGGCCTCCCCGTGGGTACGGTAAAATCCCGCCTGCGCGCCGCCATCGACCGCATGCGCACCCACCTGGGCCTCCAGCCATGA